In one window of Carassius carassius chromosome 38, fCarCar2.1, whole genome shotgun sequence DNA:
- the pfkfb4a gene encoding 6-phosphofructo-2-kinase/fructose-2,6-bisphosphatase 4a isoform X3, translating into MRGASRSKNTPDLDKRVCMTNCPTLIVTVGLPARGKTYISKKLTRYLNWIDVPTKEFNVGQYRRECVKIYKSFEFFRPDNEEGLKIRKQCALAALNDVRKFLTDEGGQVAVFDATNTTRERRETIIRFAEQNGFKVFFVESVCEDPEVIAENIVQVKLGSPDYTHCNTEEAVADFMKRIKCYENSYQPLDEELDRDLSFIKIIDVGRRYLVNRVQDHIQSRIVYYLMNIHITPRSIYLCRHGESDLNIKGRIGGDSGLSARGKEFAKALGQFIQSQNIRDLKVWTSQMKRTIQTAEALGVQYEQWKALNEIDAGVCEELMYEEIQQRYPLEFALRDQDKYRYRYPKGESYEDLVQRLEPVIMELERQENVLVICHQAVMRCLLAYFLDKTAEKLPYLKCTLHTVLKLTPIAYGCKVESVCLNVDAVNTHRDRPSNVNVHRTAEDALQTVPSHF; encoded by the exons ATGAGGGGAGCCAGTCGGTCAAAAAACACGCCTGATCTGGATAAGAGGG TATGCATGACCAACTGCCCCACACTTATAGTAACCGTtggtctcccagccagaggaaaGACCTACATCTCCAAGAAACTGACACGCTACCTCAACTGGATTGATGTTCCAACAAAAG AGTTCAACGTTGGACAGTACAGACGTGAATGTGTGAAGATCTACAAATCCTTTGAGTTCTTTCGGCCAGACAATGAAGAGGGGCTTAAAATCAGGAA GCAGTGTGCATTGGCAGCTCTCAATGATGTACGGAAGTTCCTCACAGACGAAGGCGGTCAGGTGGCG GTTTTTGATGCCACAAACACAACCAGAGAAAGAAGAGAGACGATCATCAGATTTGCAGAGCAGAATGGTTTCAAG GTTTTCTTCGTGGAATCTGTATGCGAAGACCCGGAAGTTATTGCAGAGAACATTGTG CAAGTGAAGTTGGGCAGTCCAGACTACACGCACTGTAACACAGAAGAGGCTGTTGCAGACTTTATGAAGAGGATCAAATGTTATGAGAACTCTTATCAGCCGCTGGATGAGGAGCTGGACAG GGACCTTTCGTTCATTAAGATCATAGATGTGGGACGGCGGTACCTGGTGAACCGGGTTCAGGACCACATACAGAGCCGAATTGTTTACTACCTTATGAATATCCACATCACGCCCCGCTCCATCTACTTGTGCCGGCATGGAGAGAGTGATCTGAACATCAAAGGTCGTATCGGTGGAGACTCAGGACTCTCGGCCAGGGGAAAGGAG TTTGCTAAGGCTTTGGGCCAGTTTATCCAGTCGCAGAATATACGGGATCTGAAGGTGTGGACGAGTCAGATGAAGAGGACCATACAGACGGCAGAAGCTCTGGGTGTGCAATATGAACAGTGGAAAGCGCTCAATGAAATCGATGCT GGTGTTTGTGAGGAGCTCATGTATGAGGAGATCCAGCAGAGATATCCACTGGAGTTTGCATTACGTGACCAGGACAAATACCGGTATCGCTATCCCAAAGGAGAG TCTTATGAAGACTTGGTCCAACGGCTGGAACCTGTGATTATGGAGTTAGAGCGGCAGGAAAACGTTCTAGTCATCTGTCATCAGGCCGTCATGAGATGCCTGCTGGCCTACTTTCTGGACAAGACTGCAG AGAAATTGCCTTACCTGAAATGCACTCTACACACAGTATTGAAGTTAACACCAATTGCCTATG GTTGTAAGGTGGAGTCAGTCTGTTTGAACGTGGATGCTGTGAATACGCACAGAGACAGACCATCG AATGTTAATGTACACCGCACTGCCGAAGACGCCCTACAGACCGTCCCGTCTCACTTCTGA
- the pfkfb4a gene encoding 6-phosphofructo-2-kinase/fructose-2,6-bisphosphatase 4a isoform X1: MSVTEDNTEQCANSLTRELTQTPLKKIWVPSSTNGLPERHINQRKVCMTNCPTLIVTVGLPARGKTYISKKLTRYLNWIDVPTKEFNVGQYRRECVKIYKSFEFFRPDNEEGLKIRKQCALAALNDVRKFLTDEGGQVAVFDATNTTRERRETIIRFAEQNGFKVFFVESVCEDPEVIAENIVQVKLGSPDYTHCNTEEAVADFMKRIKCYENSYQPLDEELDRDLSFIKIIDVGRRYLVNRVQDHIQSRIVYYLMNIHITPRSIYLCRHGESDLNIKGRIGGDSGLSARGKEFAKALGQFIQSQNIRDLKVWTSQMKRTIQTAEALGVQYEQWKALNEIDAGVCEELMYEEIQQRYPLEFALRDQDKYRYRYPKGESYEDLVQRLEPVIMELERQENVLVICHQAVMRCLLAYFLDKTAEKLPYLKCTLHTVLKLTPIAYGCKVESVCLNVDAVNTHRDRPSNVNVHRTAEDALQTVPSHF; the protein is encoded by the exons ATGAGTGTAACAGAGGACAACACGGAGCAATGCGCAAATAGTCTCACCCGAGAACTCACACAGACTCCTTTAAAGAAAATATGGGTGCCATCCTCCACAAACGGCCTTCCGGAGAGACACATAAATCAAAGAAAGG TATGCATGACCAACTGCCCCACACTTATAGTAACCGTtggtctcccagccagaggaaaGACCTACATCTCCAAGAAACTGACACGCTACCTCAACTGGATTGATGTTCCAACAAAAG AGTTCAACGTTGGACAGTACAGACGTGAATGTGTGAAGATCTACAAATCCTTTGAGTTCTTTCGGCCAGACAATGAAGAGGGGCTTAAAATCAGGAA GCAGTGTGCATTGGCAGCTCTCAATGATGTACGGAAGTTCCTCACAGACGAAGGCGGTCAGGTGGCG GTTTTTGATGCCACAAACACAACCAGAGAAAGAAGAGAGACGATCATCAGATTTGCAGAGCAGAATGGTTTCAAG GTTTTCTTCGTGGAATCTGTATGCGAAGACCCGGAAGTTATTGCAGAGAACATTGTG CAAGTGAAGTTGGGCAGTCCAGACTACACGCACTGTAACACAGAAGAGGCTGTTGCAGACTTTATGAAGAGGATCAAATGTTATGAGAACTCTTATCAGCCGCTGGATGAGGAGCTGGACAG GGACCTTTCGTTCATTAAGATCATAGATGTGGGACGGCGGTACCTGGTGAACCGGGTTCAGGACCACATACAGAGCCGAATTGTTTACTACCTTATGAATATCCACATCACGCCCCGCTCCATCTACTTGTGCCGGCATGGAGAGAGTGATCTGAACATCAAAGGTCGTATCGGTGGAGACTCAGGACTCTCGGCCAGGGGAAAGGAG TTTGCTAAGGCTTTGGGCCAGTTTATCCAGTCGCAGAATATACGGGATCTGAAGGTGTGGACGAGTCAGATGAAGAGGACCATACAGACGGCAGAAGCTCTGGGTGTGCAATATGAACAGTGGAAAGCGCTCAATGAAATCGATGCT GGTGTTTGTGAGGAGCTCATGTATGAGGAGATCCAGCAGAGATATCCACTGGAGTTTGCATTACGTGACCAGGACAAATACCGGTATCGCTATCCCAAAGGAGAG TCTTATGAAGACTTGGTCCAACGGCTGGAACCTGTGATTATGGAGTTAGAGCGGCAGGAAAACGTTCTAGTCATCTGTCATCAGGCCGTCATGAGATGCCTGCTGGCCTACTTTCTGGACAAGACTGCAG AGAAATTGCCTTACCTGAAATGCACTCTACACACAGTATTGAAGTTAACACCAATTGCCTATG GTTGTAAGGTGGAGTCAGTCTGTTTGAACGTGGATGCTGTGAATACGCACAGAGACAGACCATCG AATGTTAATGTACACCGCACTGCCGAAGACGCCCTACAGACCGTCCCGTCTCACTTCTGA
- the pfkfb4a gene encoding 6-phosphofructo-2-kinase/fructose-2,6-bisphosphatase 4a isoform X4 gives MRGASRSKNTPDLDKRVCMTNCPTLIVTVGLPARGKTYISKKLTRYLNWIDVPTKEFNVGQYRRECVKIYKSFEFFRPDNEEGLKIRKQCALAALNDVRKFLTDEGGQVAVFDATNTTRERRETIIRFAEQNGFKVFFVESVCEDPEVIAENIVQVKLGSPDYTHCNTEEAVADFMKRIKCYENSYQPLDEELDRDLSFIKIIDVGRRYLVNRVQDHIQSRIVYYLMNIHITPRSIYLCRHGESDLNIKGRIGGDSGLSARGKEFAKALGQFIQSQNIRDLKVWTSQMKRTIQTAEALGVQYEQWKALNEIDAGVCEELMYEEIQQRYPLEFALRDQDKYRYRYPKGESYEDLVQRLEPVIMELERQENVLVICHQAVMRCLLAYFLDKTAEKLPYLKCTLHTVLKLTPIAYGCKVESVCLNVDAVNTHRDRPSNVDVSRLPEEALLTVPDHH, from the exons ATGAGGGGAGCCAGTCGGTCAAAAAACACGCCTGATCTGGATAAGAGGG TATGCATGACCAACTGCCCCACACTTATAGTAACCGTtggtctcccagccagaggaaaGACCTACATCTCCAAGAAACTGACACGCTACCTCAACTGGATTGATGTTCCAACAAAAG AGTTCAACGTTGGACAGTACAGACGTGAATGTGTGAAGATCTACAAATCCTTTGAGTTCTTTCGGCCAGACAATGAAGAGGGGCTTAAAATCAGGAA GCAGTGTGCATTGGCAGCTCTCAATGATGTACGGAAGTTCCTCACAGACGAAGGCGGTCAGGTGGCG GTTTTTGATGCCACAAACACAACCAGAGAAAGAAGAGAGACGATCATCAGATTTGCAGAGCAGAATGGTTTCAAG GTTTTCTTCGTGGAATCTGTATGCGAAGACCCGGAAGTTATTGCAGAGAACATTGTG CAAGTGAAGTTGGGCAGTCCAGACTACACGCACTGTAACACAGAAGAGGCTGTTGCAGACTTTATGAAGAGGATCAAATGTTATGAGAACTCTTATCAGCCGCTGGATGAGGAGCTGGACAG GGACCTTTCGTTCATTAAGATCATAGATGTGGGACGGCGGTACCTGGTGAACCGGGTTCAGGACCACATACAGAGCCGAATTGTTTACTACCTTATGAATATCCACATCACGCCCCGCTCCATCTACTTGTGCCGGCATGGAGAGAGTGATCTGAACATCAAAGGTCGTATCGGTGGAGACTCAGGACTCTCGGCCAGGGGAAAGGAG TTTGCTAAGGCTTTGGGCCAGTTTATCCAGTCGCAGAATATACGGGATCTGAAGGTGTGGACGAGTCAGATGAAGAGGACCATACAGACGGCAGAAGCTCTGGGTGTGCAATATGAACAGTGGAAAGCGCTCAATGAAATCGATGCT GGTGTTTGTGAGGAGCTCATGTATGAGGAGATCCAGCAGAGATATCCACTGGAGTTTGCATTACGTGACCAGGACAAATACCGGTATCGCTATCCCAAAGGAGAG TCTTATGAAGACTTGGTCCAACGGCTGGAACCTGTGATTATGGAGTTAGAGCGGCAGGAAAACGTTCTAGTCATCTGTCATCAGGCCGTCATGAGATGCCTGCTGGCCTACTTTCTGGACAAGACTGCAG AGAAATTGCCTTACCTGAAATGCACTCTACACACAGTATTGAAGTTAACACCAATTGCCTATG GTTGTAAGGTGGAGTCAGTCTGTTTGAACGTGGATGCTGTGAATACGCACAGAGACAGACCATCG AACGTAGATGTGTCACGGCTGCCGGAAGAGGCTTTGTTAACAGTGCCAGATCATCACTGA
- the pfkfb4a gene encoding 6-phosphofructo-2-kinase/fructose-2,6-bisphosphatase 4a isoform X2 produces the protein MSVTEDNTEQCANSLTRELTQTPLKKIWVPSSTNGLPERHINQRKVCMTNCPTLIVTVGLPARGKTYISKKLTRYLNWIDVPTKEFNVGQYRRECVKIYKSFEFFRPDNEEGLKIRKQCALAALNDVRKFLTDEGGQVAVFDATNTTRERRETIIRFAEQNGFKVFFVESVCEDPEVIAENIVQVKLGSPDYTHCNTEEAVADFMKRIKCYENSYQPLDEELDRDLSFIKIIDVGRRYLVNRVQDHIQSRIVYYLMNIHITPRSIYLCRHGESDLNIKGRIGGDSGLSARGKEFAKALGQFIQSQNIRDLKVWTSQMKRTIQTAEALGVQYEQWKALNEIDAGVCEELMYEEIQQRYPLEFALRDQDKYRYRYPKGESYEDLVQRLEPVIMELERQENVLVICHQAVMRCLLAYFLDKTAEKLPYLKCTLHTVLKLTPIAYGCKVESVCLNVDAVNTHRDRPSNVDVSRLPEEALLTVPDHH, from the exons ATGAGTGTAACAGAGGACAACACGGAGCAATGCGCAAATAGTCTCACCCGAGAACTCACACAGACTCCTTTAAAGAAAATATGGGTGCCATCCTCCACAAACGGCCTTCCGGAGAGACACATAAATCAAAGAAAGG TATGCATGACCAACTGCCCCACACTTATAGTAACCGTtggtctcccagccagaggaaaGACCTACATCTCCAAGAAACTGACACGCTACCTCAACTGGATTGATGTTCCAACAAAAG AGTTCAACGTTGGACAGTACAGACGTGAATGTGTGAAGATCTACAAATCCTTTGAGTTCTTTCGGCCAGACAATGAAGAGGGGCTTAAAATCAGGAA GCAGTGTGCATTGGCAGCTCTCAATGATGTACGGAAGTTCCTCACAGACGAAGGCGGTCAGGTGGCG GTTTTTGATGCCACAAACACAACCAGAGAAAGAAGAGAGACGATCATCAGATTTGCAGAGCAGAATGGTTTCAAG GTTTTCTTCGTGGAATCTGTATGCGAAGACCCGGAAGTTATTGCAGAGAACATTGTG CAAGTGAAGTTGGGCAGTCCAGACTACACGCACTGTAACACAGAAGAGGCTGTTGCAGACTTTATGAAGAGGATCAAATGTTATGAGAACTCTTATCAGCCGCTGGATGAGGAGCTGGACAG GGACCTTTCGTTCATTAAGATCATAGATGTGGGACGGCGGTACCTGGTGAACCGGGTTCAGGACCACATACAGAGCCGAATTGTTTACTACCTTATGAATATCCACATCACGCCCCGCTCCATCTACTTGTGCCGGCATGGAGAGAGTGATCTGAACATCAAAGGTCGTATCGGTGGAGACTCAGGACTCTCGGCCAGGGGAAAGGAG TTTGCTAAGGCTTTGGGCCAGTTTATCCAGTCGCAGAATATACGGGATCTGAAGGTGTGGACGAGTCAGATGAAGAGGACCATACAGACGGCAGAAGCTCTGGGTGTGCAATATGAACAGTGGAAAGCGCTCAATGAAATCGATGCT GGTGTTTGTGAGGAGCTCATGTATGAGGAGATCCAGCAGAGATATCCACTGGAGTTTGCATTACGTGACCAGGACAAATACCGGTATCGCTATCCCAAAGGAGAG TCTTATGAAGACTTGGTCCAACGGCTGGAACCTGTGATTATGGAGTTAGAGCGGCAGGAAAACGTTCTAGTCATCTGTCATCAGGCCGTCATGAGATGCCTGCTGGCCTACTTTCTGGACAAGACTGCAG AGAAATTGCCTTACCTGAAATGCACTCTACACACAGTATTGAAGTTAACACCAATTGCCTATG GTTGTAAGGTGGAGTCAGTCTGTTTGAACGTGGATGCTGTGAATACGCACAGAGACAGACCATCG AACGTAGATGTGTCACGGCTGCCGGAAGAGGCTTTGTTAACAGTGCCAGATCATCACTGA